One part of the Micrococcus sp. 2A genome encodes these proteins:
- a CDS encoding ABC transporter ATP-binding protein: MNDPRILAEAAGLELRHGEHQAVEASSFTVPAGCVVAVIGPNGSGKSTLLAALAGVLEPAAGTVHVLGEPAAERARRTAFVMQSLQFPQGVPLTVRDVVTMGRYPSLGWFGRLRAADRAAVDAAMERMRVTDLAARHLDQLSGGQRQRVYVAQGLAQEHDVLMLDEPVTGLDLVSARTIDDLIHEQPHEGVSVVFTTHDLDEAAAADHVVLMGGRVVASGVPAHVLTEENLERVYGRGALHRPVFGHLDDPAGGPEHR; this comes from the coding sequence GTGAACGACCCCCGGATCCTCGCCGAGGCCGCAGGCCTCGAGCTGCGCCACGGCGAGCACCAGGCCGTGGAGGCCTCCTCCTTCACGGTTCCCGCCGGGTGCGTGGTGGCTGTGATCGGGCCCAACGGCTCCGGCAAGTCCACCCTCCTGGCGGCGCTCGCGGGAGTGCTCGAGCCCGCGGCGGGCACCGTGCACGTGCTCGGCGAGCCCGCCGCCGAGCGGGCCCGCCGCACCGCCTTCGTGATGCAGTCCCTCCAGTTCCCGCAGGGCGTCCCGCTCACGGTGCGGGACGTGGTCACCATGGGCCGGTACCCGTCCCTCGGCTGGTTCGGACGCCTGAGGGCCGCCGACCGGGCCGCGGTGGACGCGGCGATGGAGCGCATGCGGGTCACGGACCTGGCGGCGCGGCACCTCGACCAGCTCTCCGGCGGCCAGCGGCAGCGCGTGTACGTCGCACAGGGTCTGGCCCAGGAGCATGACGTGCTCATGCTGGACGAGCCGGTCACCGGCCTCGACCTGGTCTCGGCCCGCACGATCGACGACCTGATCCACGAGCAGCCGCACGAGGGGGTCTCCGTGGTGTTCACGACCCACGACCTCGACGAGGCGGCCGCGGCGGACCATGTGGTCCTCATGGGCGGACGCGTGGTCGCCTCGGGCGTGCCCGCCCACGTGCTCACGGAGGAGAACCTCGAGCGGGTCTACGGGCGCGGCGCGCTCCACCGGCCCGTATTCGGGCATCTGGACGACCCCGCCGGGGGGCCTGAGCACCGCTAG
- a CDS encoding transcriptional repressor yields MTSTAPDPRAGRVRATRQKAAVDRALDELEDFVSAQELHAHLKDAGERVSLATVYRTLQQQLEDGTVDVLRREDGESVYRRCAAQGHHHHLVCRSCGATVELTAPPVERWAAAVAAVHGFTATDHTVEITGLCAACTAAAAG; encoded by the coding sequence GTGACCAGCACCGCTCCCGACCCCCGCGCCGGACGCGTGCGCGCCACCCGCCAGAAGGCGGCTGTGGACCGTGCCCTGGACGAGCTCGAGGACTTCGTCAGTGCCCAGGAGCTCCACGCCCACCTCAAGGACGCCGGCGAGCGCGTCTCCCTCGCCACCGTGTACCGCACGCTGCAGCAGCAGCTCGAGGACGGCACCGTGGACGTCCTCCGGCGCGAGGACGGCGAGTCCGTGTACCGCCGGTGCGCCGCGCAGGGCCATCACCACCACCTCGTGTGCCGCTCGTGCGGGGCCACCGTGGAGCTCACGGCCCCGCCCGTCGAGCGGTGGGCGGCCGCCGTCGCCGCCGTGCACGGGTTCACGGCCACGGACCACACCGTGGAGATCACCGGCCTCTGCGCCGCGTGCACGGCGGCCGCGGCGGGCTGA
- a CDS encoding sulfurtransferase, producing MHTLPSDAPAPIRPASAASVVTVDVLAGWLRLAPAMEAEPVPAVPAYVQADAPAPRRLVLLDIRYELGSGATDHEGYLHGHLPGAVYVALPSRLAGPPGTLEGRHPLPDPADFAETVRMWGIDDGDTVVVYDDIGGLAAARAWWLLRHGGLPDVLLLDGGLDAWREAGLPLQSGEVIPTPGSATIQWGRMPVVDAAGAEEIAEHGLLLDARAAERYRGEVEPLDPMAGHIPGARSLPTAQNLRPDGRLLPPEQLAARFAAAGVRDDVRVAVYCGSGVTAAHQVLAMTVAGHPGAALFPGSWSSWVHDPARPVAVGASPDGH from the coding sequence GTGCACACCCTTCCCTCCGACGCCCCGGCCCCGATCCGCCCCGCCTCCGCGGCGTCCGTCGTCACGGTGGACGTGCTGGCCGGCTGGCTCCGACTGGCGCCCGCGATGGAGGCGGAGCCCGTCCCGGCCGTCCCCGCCTACGTGCAGGCCGACGCCCCCGCACCGCGGCGCCTCGTGCTCCTCGACATCCGCTACGAGCTCGGCAGCGGTGCGACCGACCATGAGGGCTATCTCCACGGCCACCTGCCCGGCGCCGTCTACGTGGCCCTGCCGAGCCGGCTCGCCGGCCCGCCCGGGACCCTGGAGGGCCGTCACCCGCTGCCGGATCCGGCGGACTTCGCGGAGACGGTGCGCATGTGGGGGATCGACGACGGCGACACCGTGGTCGTGTACGACGACATCGGCGGCCTCGCCGCCGCGCGCGCCTGGTGGCTGCTGCGCCACGGGGGGCTGCCCGACGTGCTGCTGCTCGACGGCGGGCTGGATGCGTGGCGAGAGGCCGGACTGCCGCTGCAGTCGGGCGAGGTGATCCCCACGCCGGGCTCGGCGACCATCCAGTGGGGCCGCATGCCCGTGGTGGACGCCGCCGGCGCCGAGGAGATCGCCGAGCACGGCCTGCTCCTCGACGCCCGCGCCGCCGAACGGTATCGCGGAGAGGTCGAGCCCCTCGATCCGATGGCCGGCCACATCCCCGGCGCCCGCAGTCTGCCGACCGCGCAGAACCTCCGCCCCGACGGTCGCCTCCTGCCGCCCGAGCAGCTCGCGGCGCGCTTCGCGGCGGCCGGGGTGCGGGACGACGTCCGGGTGGCCGTCTACTGCGGATCCGGCGTCACGGCCGCCCATCAGGTCCTCGCGATGACCGTGGCGGGCCATCCCGGGGCGGCGCTCTTCCCCGGCTCCTGGTCCTCATGGGTCCACGATCCGGCCCGGCCGGTGGCCGTGGGGGCCTCTCCTGACGGACACTGA
- a CDS encoding HIT family protein, which translates to MTSVFTRIIAGELPARFVWQDEQCVAFLSAGPLAQGHTLVVPREEVDQWVDADPGLLAHLMQVAQRIGRAQVDAFGAQRAGLMVAGYEIPHLHVHVWPSNSMDDYDMARVDNSPEPKDLEEAARRIRDGLRSAGHTAAVPQD; encoded by the coding sequence ATGACCAGCGTCTTCACCCGCATCATCGCCGGAGAGCTCCCCGCCCGCTTCGTTTGGCAGGACGAGCAGTGCGTCGCCTTCCTCTCGGCGGGCCCCCTGGCCCAGGGGCACACACTCGTGGTGCCCCGCGAGGAGGTGGACCAGTGGGTCGACGCCGACCCCGGGCTCCTCGCCCACCTCATGCAGGTCGCACAGCGGATCGGCCGCGCGCAGGTGGATGCGTTCGGTGCGCAGCGCGCCGGCCTGATGGTGGCCGGCTACGAGATCCCGCACCTGCACGTGCACGTGTGGCCGTCCAACTCCATGGACGACTACGACATGGCCCGCGTGGACAACTCGCCCGAGCCGAAGGACCTCGAGGAGGCCGCGCGGCGCATCCGCGACGGACTGCGCTCAGCCGGCCACACCGCCGCCGTCCCGCAGGACTGA
- the hrpA gene encoding ATP-dependent RNA helicase HrpA, producing the protein MTDSSRPGTPDAAPTAPVDAPGSTPTSPAPRQPSFPEHLPVAERREEIMAAIRDHQVVIVAGETGSGKTTQLPKMCLALGLGDAGTIGHTQPRRLAARSVAERIAEEIGEPIGQTVGYQVRFTAQTSKQTRVKVMTDGILLAEIPHDPLLKRYSVIIIDEAHERSLNIDFLLGYLRQLLPQRPDLKVIITSATIDPESFARHFGRPATDAERAERVADGVPEEQADVVPAPVIEVSGRTFPVEIRYRPLTDEPSPDDPDDDADDAAETRDPLDAIGDAVLELAAEPAGDILVFLPGEREIRDAADHLAGVVAGSKRLAGTEILPLFGRLSMAEQHRVFGRAASGVRRRIVLATNVAETSLTVPGIKYVIDTGTARISRYSNRTKVQRLPIERVSQASANQRSGRSGRTSDGIAIRLYSQEDFLSRPEFTDPEILRTSLASVILQMMSLGVARTPADVKDFPFLQPPDGRQVTDGATALTELGALAAKAGTITPIGRRLARLPVDPRLGRMILESGERGCVREVMVIAAALTIQDPRERPTEQREAADEMHRRFADENSDFSAILRLWAYLREQQKELSGSQFRKMCRREHLNWLRVHEWQDLVQQLRQIAKDVGVTVQAGPVDPVGQHEAVHKSLLTGLLSQIGSYDERRREYAGARGTRFAVFPGSALFKKRHPFVMAAELVETSRLWARSVARIEPEWAEEVAGDLVKRTYNEPHWSRRAGSVVAREKVTLFGVTLVPDRSVRFGRIDPELSRELFIRHALVEGDWRTRHHFFARNRRALEEVEALETRLRRRDLRVGDEDLFAFYDARIPGDVVSERHFDAWWKKARQEQPDLLDLDVDALLTQDAADLDTDAFPTTFRYPLPGGDVDLDLEYTFDPTGASGTDGVTVAVPVLLLNQVAPSPFAWLVPGLRVELVTALIKALPKAVRRNLVPAPDVARQLVADLAEHADPLTDDLPAALSAAVRRVRGIVVEPELWAPDAVPPHLRMDYRVVDARGAVMGAGQDLPALQSRLAQANRSAIAARLAGTDDPANARPGPRQDGRGSDRGGTGARDGGRGRRGPGKDRQGAESSAQAAGHGDGGPSSTAPDAGRAAPAFAERHGLTTWSVGTVPRKITTEAGGRGPAITGYPALVPETTPEGRPAAGLTVARSAEDQAAWHRAGVIRLLLAALPSPQRYVLDHLDNREKLAFTQNPHGSVDSLVADCTQAAVDRLVGPELPFGEAEFRALFDRVRADLIDTVFAVTKLVEQVLSRAAEVRRRLKGSVSLATAPAKSDVKAHLEQLVFPGFAATTGWEQLQHLPRYVQGMLTRLDRLDAGGHLQRDGQAMAVVQRLEDDFDAAVAAHRARFAGTPVPAELERVRWLIEELRVSFFAQELGTAVSVSEKRVRQALAAAARA; encoded by the coding sequence ATGACCGACTCCTCACGCCCCGGGACCCCCGACGCCGCCCCCACCGCGCCCGTCGACGCCCCCGGCAGCACCCCCACCTCCCCCGCCCCGCGCCAGCCCTCCTTCCCCGAGCACCTGCCGGTGGCGGAGCGCCGCGAGGAGATCATGGCGGCCATCCGCGACCACCAGGTGGTGATCGTCGCGGGCGAGACCGGCTCCGGCAAGACGACCCAGCTGCCCAAGATGTGCCTGGCCCTGGGCCTCGGGGACGCCGGGACGATCGGCCACACCCAGCCCCGCCGCCTCGCCGCCCGCTCGGTGGCCGAGCGCATCGCCGAGGAGATCGGCGAGCCGATCGGCCAGACCGTCGGCTACCAGGTGCGCTTCACGGCGCAGACCTCCAAGCAGACCCGGGTCAAGGTCATGACGGACGGCATCCTGCTGGCCGAGATCCCCCACGACCCGCTCCTGAAGCGCTACTCGGTGATCATCATCGACGAGGCGCACGAGCGCAGCCTCAACATCGACTTCCTCCTGGGCTACCTCCGGCAGCTGCTGCCGCAGCGCCCGGACCTGAAGGTGATCATCACCTCGGCCACGATCGACCCCGAGTCGTTCGCGCGTCACTTCGGCCGACCCGCCACGGACGCCGAGCGCGCCGAGCGCGTGGCGGACGGGGTGCCGGAGGAGCAGGCCGACGTCGTCCCCGCCCCGGTCATCGAGGTCTCGGGCCGCACGTTCCCGGTCGAGATCCGCTACCGGCCGCTCACCGACGAGCCCTCCCCCGACGATCCCGACGACGACGCCGACGACGCCGCGGAGACGCGTGACCCCCTCGACGCGATCGGCGATGCCGTCCTCGAGCTGGCCGCGGAGCCGGCCGGGGACATCCTCGTGTTCCTGCCCGGCGAGCGGGAGATCCGCGACGCCGCGGACCACCTGGCCGGCGTCGTCGCGGGCTCGAAGCGCCTCGCCGGGACAGAGATCCTGCCCCTGTTCGGCCGCCTCTCGATGGCCGAGCAGCACCGCGTGTTCGGCCGCGCGGCGTCCGGGGTGCGCCGGCGGATCGTGCTGGCCACCAACGTCGCGGAGACCTCGCTGACGGTGCCGGGCATCAAGTACGTGATCGACACGGGCACGGCCCGCATCTCCCGCTACTCGAACCGCACGAAGGTGCAGCGTCTGCCGATCGAGCGCGTGTCCCAGGCGAGCGCCAACCAGCGCTCGGGGCGCTCGGGCCGCACGAGCGACGGCATCGCGATCCGCCTGTACTCGCAGGAGGACTTCCTCTCCCGCCCCGAGTTCACCGACCCGGAGATCCTGCGCACCTCGCTGGCCTCCGTCATCCTCCAGATGATGTCCCTCGGCGTCGCGCGGACGCCCGCGGACGTGAAGGACTTCCCCTTCCTCCAGCCCCCGGACGGCCGCCAGGTCACCGACGGCGCCACCGCACTCACCGAACTCGGCGCGCTCGCCGCCAAGGCGGGGACCATCACGCCGATCGGGCGCCGGCTGGCCCGCCTGCCCGTGGACCCGCGCCTGGGCCGCATGATCCTGGAGTCGGGCGAGCGCGGCTGCGTGCGGGAGGTCATGGTGATTGCCGCCGCGCTCACCATCCAGGACCCCCGGGAGCGCCCCACCGAGCAGCGCGAGGCGGCGGACGAGATGCACCGCCGGTTCGCGGACGAGAACTCGGACTTCTCCGCGATCCTCCGTCTGTGGGCCTACCTGCGAGAGCAGCAGAAGGAGCTCTCCGGCTCGCAGTTCCGCAAGATGTGCCGCCGCGAGCACCTGAACTGGCTGCGCGTGCACGAGTGGCAGGACCTCGTCCAGCAGCTGCGCCAGATCGCCAAGGACGTGGGCGTCACGGTCCAGGCCGGTCCCGTGGACCCGGTGGGCCAGCACGAGGCCGTGCACAAGTCGCTGCTGACGGGCCTGCTCTCGCAGATCGGCTCCTACGACGAGCGCCGCCGCGAGTACGCGGGCGCGCGCGGCACCCGGTTCGCCGTGTTCCCCGGCTCCGCGCTGTTCAAGAAGCGCCACCCGTTCGTCATGGCGGCCGAGCTCGTGGAGACCTCCCGCCTGTGGGCCCGCTCCGTCGCCCGGATCGAGCCGGAGTGGGCCGAGGAGGTGGCGGGCGACCTGGTGAAGCGCACGTACAACGAGCCGCACTGGTCGCGGCGGGCGGGCTCCGTCGTCGCGCGTGAGAAGGTGACGCTGTTCGGCGTCACCCTCGTGCCGGACCGCTCCGTGCGCTTCGGTCGCATCGACCCGGAGCTCTCCCGCGAGCTGTTCATCCGGCACGCCCTCGTGGAGGGCGACTGGCGCACACGCCACCACTTCTTCGCCCGCAACCGCCGCGCCCTCGAGGAGGTCGAGGCCCTCGAGACGCGCCTGCGCCGCCGCGACCTGCGCGTGGGCGACGAGGACCTCTTCGCCTTCTACGACGCGCGGATCCCGGGAGACGTCGTCTCCGAAAGGCACTTCGACGCATGGTGGAAGAAGGCGCGCCAGGAGCAGCCGGACCTGCTCGACCTCGACGTGGACGCCCTCCTCACGCAGGACGCTGCGGACCTCGACACGGACGCGTTCCCCACGACCTTCCGCTATCCGCTGCCCGGCGGCGACGTGGACCTCGACCTCGAGTACACGTTCGACCCCACGGGCGCCTCCGGCACGGACGGCGTCACGGTGGCCGTTCCGGTCCTCCTCCTGAACCAGGTGGCCCCGAGCCCGTTCGCGTGGCTCGTGCCCGGTCTGCGCGTGGAGCTCGTCACGGCGCTCATCAAGGCCCTCCCCAAGGCCGTGCGCAGGAACCTCGTGCCCGCCCCGGACGTGGCCCGGCAGCTCGTGGCCGACCTCGCAGAGCACGCGGACCCGCTCACGGACGACCTGCCCGCGGCGCTCTCGGCCGCCGTGCGCCGGGTCCGCGGGATCGTGGTGGAGCCGGAGCTCTGGGCGCCCGACGCGGTGCCCCCGCACCTGCGGATGGACTACCGCGTGGTGGACGCCCGCGGCGCCGTCATGGGCGCCGGCCAGGACCTCCCCGCCCTCCAGTCTCGCCTCGCCCAGGCGAACCGCTCGGCCATCGCGGCCCGCCTGGCCGGCACGGACGACCCCGCGAACGCGCGCCCGGGACCCCGCCAGGACGGCCGGGGCTCGGATCGTGGGGGCACCGGCGCTCGCGACGGCGGCCGGGGACGCCGCGGGCCGGGGAAGGACCGTCAGGGTGCCGAGTCCTCCGCCCAGGCGGCGGGTCACGGGGACGGTGGGCCGTCGTCGACCGCGCCCGACGCCGGCCGTGCCGCCCCCGCGTTCGCGGAGCGGCATGGACTGACCACGTGGAGCGTGGGCACCGTGCCCCGCAAGATCACCACGGAGGCGGGCGGCCGCGGCCCCGCGATCACGGGCTACCCCGCACTCGTCCCCGAGACGACGCCGGAGGGCCGCCCCGCGGCGGGGCTCACCGTGGCCCGCTCGGCCGAGGACCAGGCCGCGTGGCACCGCGCCGGCGTGATCCGGCTCCTGCTGGCCGCCCTTCCCAGCCCGCAGCGCTACGTGCTGGACCACCTCGACAACCGGGAGAAGCTCGCGTTCACGCAGAACCCGCACGGCTCGGTGGACTCGCTCGTGGCGGACTGCACGCAGGCCGCTGTGGACCGGCTCGTCGGCCCGGAGCTCCCGTTCGGCGAGGCCGAGTTCCGGGCGCTGTTCGACCGGGTCCGCGCCGACCTCATCGACACCGTGTTCGCGGTCACGAAGCTCGTGGAGCAGGTGCTCTCCCGCGCCGCGGAGGTGCGCCGCCGGCTCAAGGGCTCCGTCTCCCTCGCGACGGCGCCGGCGAAGTCGGACGTCAAGGCCCACCTCGAGCAGCTCGTGTTCCCCGGCTTCGCGGCCACCACGGGGTGGGAGCAGCTGCAGCACCTGCCCCGCTACGTGCAGGGCATGCTGACGCGCCTGGACCGCCTCGACGCCGGCGGGCACCTGCAGCGCGACGGCCAGGCCATGGCGGTGGTCCAGCGCCTCGAGGACGACTTCGACGCCGCCGTGGCCGCGCACCGCGCCCGCTTCGCCGGCACTCCCGTGCCGGCGGAGCTCGAGCGCGTGCGCTGGCTCATCGAGGAGCTGCGCGTCTCCTTCTTCGCCCAGGAGCTGGGCACGGCCGTGTCCGTCTCGGAGAAGCGGGTGCGCCAGGCACTGGCCGCCGCCGCCCGGGCCTGA
- the putP gene encoding sodium/proline symporter PutP → MDMNTIYLLLAIGLYFAAMVAIGLYASKQNSDLDDYLLAGRNMKPSVAALSAGASDMSGWLLMGLPGAIYAAGLVEGWMAVGLVVGAWVNWKIVAPRLRSYTEVSGNSVTIPSFLENRFKDRTHILRIVAGLIILVFFTFYVSSGMVAGGKFIESTFGPDSLYAEGISINYLTGMIVVAGITVLYTLFGGFLGASLTDVAQGILMFLALVIVPIVVIISMGGWDAVVEGLRAADAASAGAGDPVDHFSLFANATLIGVLSSLAWGLGYFGQPHIIVRFMALRTAQDATVARRVGITWMTLSVFGAVLTALVGIAYFQANPGTTLADPETVFLVLSSIMFHPFIAGLVLAAVLAAVMSTLSSQLVVCSSALVEDLFKVGGRTASPKTLLWMGRLGVLVIALIAGLLALNPDSSVLELVSFAWAGFGAAFGPVILLALYWPRFTSWGAMAAMVTGAAVAWFWSEASAETWEWFGLYELLPGFVAALVVGVVVSLVTQRSRRVQRRIDAEFTGAIDIVAGRDPHPDVAPAAMTRDAAGGSTAAAADPHAQA, encoded by the coding sequence ATGGACATGAACACGATCTATTTGTTATTGGCAATCGGCTTGTACTTCGCCGCCATGGTGGCGATCGGCCTGTACGCCTCGAAACAGAACTCCGACCTGGACGATTACCTCCTGGCCGGGCGAAACATGAAGCCCTCGGTGGCCGCTCTCTCCGCCGGCGCCTCGGACATGTCCGGCTGGCTGCTCATGGGCCTGCCCGGCGCCATCTATGCCGCCGGCCTCGTCGAGGGCTGGATGGCCGTCGGCCTCGTCGTCGGCGCCTGGGTGAACTGGAAGATCGTGGCCCCGCGCCTGCGCTCCTACACCGAGGTCTCCGGAAACTCCGTGACGATCCCCTCCTTCCTGGAGAACCGCTTCAAGGACCGCACGCACATCCTGCGCATCGTGGCCGGCCTCATCATCCTCGTCTTCTTCACGTTCTACGTGTCCTCCGGCATGGTGGCCGGCGGCAAGTTCATCGAGTCGACCTTCGGGCCGGACTCGCTCTACGCCGAGGGCATCAGCATCAACTACCTCACCGGCATGATCGTGGTGGCCGGCATCACCGTGCTGTATACCCTCTTCGGCGGCTTCCTGGGCGCATCCCTGACTGACGTGGCCCAGGGCATCCTCATGTTCCTCGCGCTGGTGATCGTGCCGATCGTCGTGATCATCTCCATGGGCGGCTGGGACGCCGTCGTGGAGGGCCTGCGTGCCGCCGATGCCGCCTCGGCGGGGGCCGGTGACCCCGTGGACCACTTCTCGCTGTTCGCCAACGCGACACTGATCGGCGTCCTCTCCTCGCTCGCGTGGGGCCTCGGCTACTTCGGCCAGCCGCACATCATCGTGCGCTTCATGGCGCTGCGCACCGCCCAGGATGCGACCGTCGCCCGGCGCGTGGGCATCACGTGGATGACGCTCTCCGTGTTCGGCGCCGTCCTCACCGCGCTCGTGGGCATCGCGTACTTCCAGGCCAACCCGGGCACCACGCTCGCCGACCCGGAGACCGTGTTCCTCGTGCTCTCCTCCATCATGTTCCACCCGTTCATCGCGGGCCTCGTGCTGGCGGCCGTGCTCGCCGCCGTCATGTCCACCCTGTCCTCGCAGCTCGTGGTGTGCTCCTCCGCTCTCGTGGAGGACCTGTTCAAGGTGGGCGGGCGCACCGCCTCCCCGAAGACGCTGCTGTGGATGGGCCGCCTCGGTGTGCTCGTGATCGCCCTGATCGCCGGCCTGCTCGCGCTGAACCCGGACTCCTCCGTGCTCGAGCTCGTCTCCTTCGCGTGGGCCGGCTTCGGCGCCGCCTTCGGCCCCGTGATCCTGCTCGCCCTGTACTGGCCGCGGTTCACCTCGTGGGGCGCGATGGCCGCCATGGTCACCGGCGCCGCCGTCGCCTGGTTCTGGTCCGAGGCCAGTGCCGAGACGTGGGAGTGGTTCGGCCTGTACGAGCTGTTGCCGGGCTTCGTCGCCGCCCTCGTGGTGGGTGTGGTGGTGTCCCTCGTGACACAGCGCTCGCGCCGGGTGCAGCGGCGGATCGACGCCGAGTTCACCGGCGCGATCGACATCGTGGCCGGCCGCGATCCGCACCCGGACGTGGCCCCGGCCGCCATGACGCGGGACGCCGCCGGGGGCTCGACCGCAGCCGCCGCGGATCCGCACGCGCAGGCGTGA
- a CDS encoding 2'-5' RNA ligase family protein produces the protein MRLFLAIRPPRAVLDHLEPALDGVRDRAGRALRWTDPEQRHLTLAFHPEVPAGAVDDVVADAGCIAAGHAPLDLHLAGAGEFSHRTLWVGVGGQVRELGALLAEPWLADDDGRDRRRAHLTVARVSGVAPRPRGRRRGESRPPAPATVLLAEAVRALAVYRGPEWTADELEVVASRLGEGRSGGPLHEVLATVPLRG, from the coding sequence GTGAGGCTCTTCCTCGCGATCCGTCCGCCGAGGGCCGTGCTCGACCACCTCGAGCCGGCCCTCGACGGCGTCCGGGACCGGGCCGGACGCGCGCTGCGCTGGACCGATCCGGAGCAGCGGCACCTGACGCTGGCGTTCCACCCGGAGGTGCCCGCCGGCGCCGTGGACGACGTCGTCGCCGACGCCGGCTGCATCGCGGCGGGACATGCGCCGCTGGACCTGCACCTGGCCGGGGCGGGGGAGTTCTCCCACCGCACGCTCTGGGTGGGGGTGGGCGGGCAGGTCCGGGAGCTCGGCGCGCTCCTGGCGGAGCCCTGGCTCGCCGACGACGACGGCCGGGACCGCCGGCGCGCCCACCTCACCGTGGCGCGGGTCTCGGGGGTCGCGCCCCGACCTCGGGGTCGGAGGCGGGGCGAGTCCCGTCCGCCGGCGCCGGCCACCGTCCTGCTGGCCGAGGCCGTGCGCGCGCTCGCGGTGTACCGCGGGCCGGAGTGGACCGCGGACGAGCTCGAGGTCGTGGCGTCCCGGCTCGGCGAGGGCCGGTCCGGCGGGCCGCTGCACGAGGTGCTGGCGACCGTCCCGCTGCGCGGCTGA
- a CDS encoding NAD-dependent succinate-semialdehyde dehydrogenase, with product MTTTSASQGYRTINPATGELLKSFDNATDQQIADALDASQAAYEQWSQKSVAERAAVVKRISELLAERSKDIAAVITTEMGKSLGAAVGEVRYGAQIFGYYADEAEELLADQPIKQFSGQEAFVQRLPIGPLLGIMPWNFPVYQVARFVAPNLVLGNTILLKHAEINPQVAQLLEELFTEAGLPEGVYQNVFATHDQISTIIADPRVQGVSLTGSERAGAAVAEQAGRNLKKVVLELGGSDPYIVLSAPDARAAARDALATRMGNWGQACNSNKRMIVMEDLYDDFVDELVQRSSAMKPGDPTSRDADVYGPLSSESAADGLAEQIAAAKEAGATVHVGGERVSGPEGEGFYVSPAVITDVDQENPAYTQELFGMASVVYKVSSAEEAVALANDSQYGLGGAVFSTDLDEAKRVANQLEVGMANVNLASAAGANLPFGGVKRSGFGRELGPMAVDEFANKRLYAVQGPLEG from the coding sequence ATGACCACCACCTCCGCCTCTCAGGGCTACCGCACGATCAACCCGGCCACCGGGGAGTTGCTGAAGTCCTTCGACAACGCCACGGATCAGCAGATCGCCGACGCCCTCGACGCCTCGCAGGCCGCCTACGAGCAGTGGTCCCAGAAGTCGGTGGCCGAGCGCGCCGCCGTCGTGAAGCGGATCTCCGAGCTGCTGGCCGAGCGGTCCAAGGACATCGCCGCGGTGATCACCACGGAGATGGGCAAGTCCCTCGGCGCGGCGGTCGGCGAGGTGCGCTACGGCGCCCAGATCTTCGGGTACTACGCGGACGAGGCCGAGGAGCTGCTCGCGGACCAGCCGATCAAGCAGTTCTCCGGGCAGGAGGCGTTCGTCCAGCGGCTGCCGATCGGCCCGCTGCTGGGGATCATGCCGTGGAACTTCCCGGTGTACCAGGTGGCCCGTTTCGTGGCGCCGAACCTCGTGCTCGGCAACACCATCCTGCTCAAGCACGCCGAGATCAACCCGCAGGTGGCGCAGCTGCTGGAAGAGCTCTTCACCGAGGCCGGGCTCCCAGAGGGCGTGTACCAGAACGTGTTCGCCACCCACGACCAGATCTCCACGATCATCGCCGATCCGCGCGTGCAGGGCGTATCCCTCACCGGTTCGGAGCGGGCCGGCGCCGCCGTCGCCGAGCAGGCCGGCCGGAACCTCAAGAAGGTCGTCCTCGAGCTCGGCGGCTCCGATCCGTACATCGTGCTCTCCGCGCCGGACGCCCGCGCCGCCGCCCGCGACGCACTGGCCACCCGGATGGGCAACTGGGGCCAGGCCTGCAACTCGAACAAGCGCATGATCGTCATGGAGGACCTCTACGACGACTTCGTGGACGAGCTGGTCCAGCGCTCCTCGGCGATGAAGCCCGGCGACCCAACCTCGCGCGACGCCGACGTCTACGGCCCGCTGTCCTCCGAGTCTGCGGCCGACGGGCTCGCCGAGCAGATCGCCGCGGCCAAGGAGGCCGGCGCCACCGTCCACGTGGGCGGCGAGCGCGTCTCCGGCCCCGAGGGCGAGGGATTCTACGTCTCCCCGGCCGTGATCACGGACGTGGACCAGGAGAACCCCGCCTACACGCAGGAGCTGTTCGGCATGGCCTCCGTGGTCTACAAGGTGTCCTCGGCCGAGGAGGCCGTGGCCCTGGCCAACGACTCCCAGTACGGTCTCGGCGGCGCCGTGTTCTCCACGGACCTGGACGAGGCCAAGCGCGTGGCCAACCAGCTCGAGGTGGGCATGGCGAACGTGAACCTCGCCTCCGCCGCCGGCGCGAACCTGCCCTTCGGCGGCGTGAAGCGCTCGGGCTTCGGCCGCGAGCTCGGCCCCATGGCCGTGGACGAGTTCGCCAACAAGCGCCTGTACGCGGTGCAGGGCCCCCTGGAGGGCTGA